A single genomic interval of Halomonas sp. GT harbors:
- a CDS encoding PP2C family protein-serine/threonine phosphatase — protein sequence MDHSKQLIAVIDEPGQERDALAEAITCDGLWVFAADNIDNLPADTALIVAHARAVPRQQWSQLTHRLPTLVVSDSRQDADLIKAVDVGLVDYIVHPLRHAELLRRMIRKAIELHTLAQERDRDRERLAELNESLETHLALLRMDQQSGGHIQRRLLPIHPKIINGVYYDYWFAPSLYLSGDFLDYQRYNDRYSAFYFADVSGHGASSAFVTVLLKYLCNRWLNEWDGQSPERLAPNWLAALNRELQDTDIGKHATLFVGVIDHEARTLHYSLGAQLPMPLLVSGGKLVRLAGEGMPVGLFPDVEYPSLSCALPADFHLWLCSDGVLECLPGKTLDTRLKELEQLVSESVTLEQLRDRLANTNSLLIEGDADNEANQDRDALPDDLTIMMVSGFGHAD from the coding sequence ATGGATCATTCCAAGCAGTTGATCGCGGTGATCGATGAGCCGGGGCAGGAGCGAGATGCGCTAGCAGAAGCGATTACGTGCGATGGCCTATGGGTATTTGCAGCAGATAATATTGACAATTTGCCTGCCGATACAGCGCTTATCGTTGCTCATGCAAGGGCAGTACCGCGCCAGCAGTGGTCGCAGTTAACACATCGTTTGCCTACCTTAGTTGTCAGTGATTCTCGCCAGGACGCGGACCTAATCAAGGCAGTTGATGTTGGTTTAGTTGACTATATTGTTCACCCGCTGCGCCACGCGGAATTGTTGCGCCGGATGATTCGCAAAGCCATTGAGCTCCACACATTGGCTCAGGAGCGAGATCGAGACCGAGAGCGTCTAGCTGAATTAAATGAAAGCCTGGAAACGCATCTAGCCTTGCTGCGTATGGATCAACAGAGCGGTGGTCATATTCAGCGCCGTTTATTGCCGATTCATCCTAAAATCATCAACGGTGTGTACTACGATTACTGGTTTGCACCTTCGCTGTATTTGTCGGGAGATTTTCTTGATTATCAGCGCTATAACGACCGCTACAGCGCGTTCTATTTTGCTGATGTGTCTGGGCATGGGGCGTCCTCTGCGTTTGTTACCGTGCTGCTCAAGTATCTATGTAACCGATGGCTTAACGAGTGGGATGGTCAATCACCAGAGCGGCTGGCACCCAACTGGCTGGCGGCATTAAACAGAGAGTTGCAGGATACTGATATTGGTAAACACGCAACCTTGTTTGTTGGTGTCATTGACCACGAGGCACGAACGCTTCACTATTCGCTTGGTGCGCAGCTTCCTATGCCATTGCTAGTGTCTGGTGGTAAGCTAGTGCGTCTGGCAGGAGAGGGAATGCCAGTAGGTCTTTTTCCAGATGTAGAGTATCCTTCGCTCAGCTGTGCTTTACCGGCCGATTTTCATTTATGGCTGTGTTCAGACGGTGTATTGGAATGCTTGCCGGGTAAGACACTCGACACGCGGCTCAAGGAACTTGAGCAATTAGTAAGCGAAAGTGTCACGCTTGAGCAGTTGCGCGACCGGTTAGCCAACACCAACTCCCTTCTTATAGAAGGCGATGCGGACAACGAGGCGAACCAG
- a CDS encoding MlaA family lipoprotein: MLGLLAKHKSAFSWRYKGLPVLLLAVLSMSGCASSGTNVGEQAHPEDPWEGFNRRVFAFNDVLDRYTLKPIAKGYQTVTPDPVQTGVGNFFSNLSDVRTALNSLLQGKPANAGLATSRFLINSTVGIGGLLDYATLMEINADKEDFGQTLAVWGWDDSRYLVLPLLGPRTLRDTTGLPFDIAAHPLTYMDDHTLRAGLTALDIIHIRAGLLDQEELISGDRYRFVRDAFLQRRQFEISDGELGDDPFAMDDFEFDDTDFGDDDFAD; the protein is encoded by the coding sequence ATGCTTGGGTTGTTAGCAAAACACAAAAGCGCGTTTAGCTGGCGCTACAAGGGATTGCCTGTCTTGCTGCTAGCCGTATTAAGCATGAGTGGGTGTGCCAGTTCAGGGACTAATGTTGGCGAACAAGCCCACCCTGAAGATCCCTGGGAAGGGTTTAACCGTCGCGTGTTTGCTTTTAATGACGTGCTCGACCGTTACACGTTAAAGCCAATAGCTAAAGGTTACCAGACGGTTACCCCTGACCCCGTACAAACTGGGGTAGGTAACTTTTTCTCTAACCTCAGCGACGTGCGTACCGCGTTAAACAGTTTACTCCAAGGCAAGCCCGCCAATGCGGGGCTTGCGACGTCGCGCTTCTTAATCAACTCGACGGTGGGTATAGGTGGGTTGTTGGATTACGCGACGTTGATGGAAATCAATGCCGATAAGGAAGATTTTGGTCAAACGCTGGCGGTGTGGGGGTGGGATGATTCGCGCTATTTAGTGCTCCCGTTGCTCGGTCCTAGAACACTTAGGGATACCACGGGACTGCCTTTTGATATTGCAGCTCATCCTCTTACCTATATGGATGACCATACGCTGAGGGCTGGTTTAACGGCGCTGGATATTATTCATATTCGCGCAGGGCTACTTGATCAAGAAGAATTGATAAGCGGCGACCGTTACCGCTTTGTTCGTGATGCCTTCTTACAACGCCGTCAGTTTGAAATTAGTGATGGTGAGCTTGGGGACGACCCATTTGCCATGGACGATTTTGAATTCGACGATACCGATTTTGGTGACGACGATTTCGCCGATTGA
- a CDS encoding beta-ketoacyl-ACP synthase III: MTHVVITGTGLYTPEHAIDNASLVKAFNAWVDSQNARHADAISRGERAPLSHSSSEFIEKASGIKSRYVLDASGILDPARMRPKLPQRSNDEPSIQCGMATQAAQQALAAANVDAADIELVIVACSNLERAYPAVAVEVQQALGTSGYGFDMNVACSSATFALETAANAIASGSVKRALIVNPEICSAHLNFTDRDSHFIFGDACTAMVLESSDCAVADEQFEILGTRLVTKFSNAIRNNAGFLNRVTDSDPLALDKLFVQEGRRVFREVCPMVAQLISSHLASLELSGSDLKRMWLHQANQHMNDLIARKVLGVEPSKAQAPIILDRYANTSSAGSIIAFHLHREQLESGDIGVICSFGAGYSAGSVVIRRQ; encoded by the coding sequence ATGACACATGTGGTGATTACCGGTACAGGACTTTACACGCCGGAACACGCCATTGATAACGCGTCGTTGGTGAAAGCATTTAACGCGTGGGTAGACAGCCAAAATGCTCGGCATGCTGATGCAATCTCACGTGGTGAACGAGCGCCGTTGTCACACTCAAGTAGCGAGTTTATTGAAAAGGCATCCGGCATTAAAAGTCGTTATGTGCTGGATGCCTCGGGTATTCTTGACCCGGCGCGGATGCGGCCTAAATTGCCACAGCGTAGCAATGATGAACCTTCTATTCAGTGTGGTATGGCGACCCAGGCAGCACAGCAAGCATTGGCAGCAGCTAACGTCGATGCTGCTGATATTGAGCTTGTCATCGTGGCGTGTTCAAACCTAGAGCGTGCCTATCCAGCCGTAGCCGTCGAAGTTCAACAAGCGTTAGGCACCAGCGGTTACGGTTTCGATATGAACGTGGCCTGTAGCTCCGCAACGTTTGCACTTGAAACAGCAGCCAATGCGATTGCATCCGGTAGCGTGAAGCGAGCACTCATCGTAAATCCAGAAATATGTTCGGCACACCTAAACTTTACAGATCGCGATAGTCACTTTATTTTTGGCGATGCTTGTACAGCAATGGTACTGGAAAGCAGTGACTGTGCGGTGGCAGATGAGCAATTTGAAATATTAGGTACGCGTCTAGTAACGAAGTTCTCAAATGCGATTCGTAATAACGCAGGCTTCCTTAATCGCGTTACCGACAGTGACCCGCTGGCGCTGGATAAATTATTTGTACAAGAAGGACGACGGGTCTTCCGAGAAGTTTGTCCCATGGTGGCTCAACTGATTTCGAGCCATTTAGCCTCTTTAGAACTTTCTGGAAGCGATTTGAAACGTATGTGGCTGCATCAGGCTAATCAGCATATGAATGATCTTATCGCACGGAAAGTGCTAGGTGTGGAACCTAGTAAAGCGCAAGCGCCTATTATTCTTGATCGTTATGCTAATACCAGTTCGGCAGGATCGATAATTGCCTTTCACCTGCATCGTGAACAGTTAGAAAGTGGCGATATTGGTGTGATTTGTTCATTTGGCGCGGGCTATAGCGCCGGTAGTGTTGTTATACGTCGTCAATAA